Sequence from the Erythrobacter insulae genome:
CAGCCTTGGGTTGGATCGCGCAGAGTAGCCATGATTGCGAGCAATCGTTCAATCTGGGAGGCTTTGTCGTTTAGTGGGGCACCCTCACTCATAGCTCACCTTAAGATTGATAATATATATTATGTTAAATTAACACTGAGACGACGGAAGTAACGGCACACGTCACATCAGCAACCCAACCAGCAAAAATGCGCCTCCGAATATCGCAATCCAGATCAAAGCCATTCTTAAAGCTTTATTCCAGCCAAGACGATACGATGCAAAGGCACTGCCAGCGATAAGCAACCAACCGATCAGAGACACCAAGGATATAATGGCCATATCGGTCATGCTTGCATCTCCAAACCGTCATATCCAACCGTCACAAAATCCGGCACTTCGCTGACCAAAGTCTGATAATCCATACTCTTGTCCAGATGGCTCAACACGAGACGTTTAACGCCGCAGCGCTCCGCCAATTCGATAGCCATGGCCAGATGCGCATGCGTTGGATGCGGATCACGGCGCAGGCAATCACTTACCAGAATATCGACGCCGTCATACAAATCGACCATGTCATCGGAAATTGCGCTAAAATCTGTTGCATAAGCAATTGATTTACCATCACATTCAAAACGGTAACCAGTGGTCTCTCCCGGCCCGTGCTCCATCTGGCACGCTTCGACGCCGAACCCAGCCACGATACGGAGCCGCTCAAGGGTATCGAGGCTTATGATAGTCGGATACCCGTCTTGCCCCGCAAACACATAACCAAAGCGTTGCCGCAAACGCCGCACGGTTTCTGTTGAGGCATAGCCGGGGATCGGCCCGCCGCGTCCATATCGCATGACACGAAGATCATCGATGCCATGGCAGTGATCGGCGTGATCGTGGGTCCAGAATACCGCATCAATTGAAGGGATCTTGTTTGCCAGCAATTGCGCACGGCAATCGCTCGACGTGTCGATTAGCAACCGTTTCCCCGCATTGCTTTCGACAAGAATGGAAACCCGCGTTCGGCGATTGCGTGGTTCGTTCGGGTCGCAATCGCCCCAGTCACCAGTTCCATCCGGTCCGCCAACCCGCGGCACACCCGTGGACGTACCCGAACCGAGCATAATAAACTTCACAGCATCGCCTTAGTGAAAAGTTCCTCAAAATTGCGGGTTGTCGCATCGGCCAATTGCTGCGGATCAACGCCTCGCAATTCTGCGATAAACCTCGCTGTATCTGCGACAAAAGCTGGCTCGCATGGCTTTCCGCGATGCGGCACTGGAGCCAAAAACGGACTATCTGTTTCGACCAGCAATCGCCCTTCCGGAACGCCTTTGGCAGTTTCCTGCAGATCCTTTGCATTCTTGAACGTCACAATGCCTGAAATTGAAATTGTCAGACCAAGATCAAGCACTTTTCTGCCAAAGCTCTCAGAAGCTGTGAAGCAATGGATGAGCGCAGGAAACGTCCCCTTCTCCATTTCTTCGGACAGGATTTGATAGGTATCATCTTCGGCATCGCGCGTGTGAATGATCACCGGCAATCCGGTTTCACGCGCCACATCGATATGCATCCGGAACAGCTTTGCCTGCGTTACCCGGTCCGAATGTTCATAGAAATAGTCGAGGCCGGTCTCACCGATACCGATTACCTTGGGATTTTCTGTCGCGGCGAGCAGCACCCCCCTGCCCAGGTCTTCATGACTGTCAGCCTCATGAGGATGGATCCCGACGCTTGCAAAAACATCCACTTCACGGGTGGCGGTATCAACCACTTGTTCCCACTCGCTTTTCTTCGTCGAGATATTGAGAAAAGCACCAACGCCGGCGGCCCGTGCACGGGACAAGACACCCTGTTGATCCTCGACCAATCCCTTATATTCGAGATGGCAGTGGCTATCGATCAGCATCACGCACCCTCTTCTTGCTCAGGCAGCTCTAACCTCGGAAAGATCGGCGTGGGTTTCGCGACCACAAATCCGGAGTTTACCAAGCGTTGATACCACGCACTATCGGCCAGCGCCGCGTAATCGCGGGCTGTTTCAGGAATACCAAGCTGGTCGAGCAGATTGGCTGATTTCTCGGGTACCACGGGCTGGATAGCAATACCAAGATCGCGCAATGCAACGAACAGCGTCTGCAATACAACGTTCATTCGCGCCGGATCAGTCTTTTTGAGCGTCCATGGAGCCTGCTCATCAACATATTGGTTGCACGCATAAACGGCCTTAATCCATGCTTCGATGCCGACTGAAAATGAGAGTTTTTCAAACTCTGCGGGCACCTCTACGGCACAAGCCTGCCGGACGGT
This genomic interval carries:
- a CDS encoding MBL fold metallo-hydrolase, coding for MKFIMLGSGTSTGVPRVGGPDGTGDWGDCDPNEPRNRRTRVSILVESNAGKRLLIDTSSDCRAQLLANKIPSIDAVFWTHDHADHCHGIDDLRVMRYGRGGPIPGYASTETVRRLRQRFGYVFAGQDGYPTIISLDTLERLRIVAGFGVEACQMEHGPGETTGYRFECDGKSIAYATDFSAISDDMVDLYDGVDILVSDCLRRDPHPTHAHLAMAIELAERCGVKRLVLSHLDKSMDYQTLVSEVPDFVTVGYDGLEMQA
- a CDS encoding TatD family hydrolase, with the protein product MLIDSHCHLEYKGLVEDQQGVLSRARAAGVGAFLNISTKKSEWEQVVDTATREVDVFASVGIHPHEADSHEDLGRGVLLAATENPKVIGIGETGLDYFYEHSDRVTQAKLFRMHIDVARETGLPVIIHTRDAEDDTYQILSEEMEKGTFPALIHCFTASESFGRKVLDLGLTISISGIVTFKNAKDLQETAKGVPEGRLLVETDSPFLAPVPHRGKPCEPAFVADTARFIAELRGVDPQQLADATTRNFEELFTKAML